ATACAGATTAATCAAACAACCCCGAAGAATCAAACGCCACATCGCGATCTGGATATTTATTTTTAGAGTGATCAAAATATGGGTGAAGAAAAAATTTAAATTTTGAACATTATCCACCCCAACCCTTTTATCCCGAGACTTTCTCGCTTTCTCACGAAAGCGAGAAAGATTGGTCATAGGAATAAAGGAGGTTTATGTCAGATAAGATTGCAATTTTTACGAAGGTCTTGAAGGCGGTTGCCAATGAGAAGCGGTTGCGGATATTGAAAATAATGCTTGATGGTAAGGCGCGGGAGATTGGTGAGATATCCGAACTGGTAAATCTGCCTTATAAGACAACAGCCCGTAATTTAAAGATTCTCGAGCGGGCACATTTTTTGAAATCCACTTTCAATCATGGGAACTCCTATTATTCACTAAAAACTGACCGAAACCTGAAATACAATACCGCAATTCTGAAATTAATTGCGGAATAGCCTTTCTCACTTTCTCACGAAAGTGAGAAAGGTGTGATGGTCAGTTTTACCTGTATTGGAGGGATATTGAATACATCATTTAATTTACATGGTGAGCCGATTGTCTGCTCACCAGATGATGCAATGAAGACCTTTTTAAATTCTGGCCTTGACGCCCTTGCCCTGGGAAATTTTTATATAACCAAAACTTAACACTCTAAAGAAAATCCTCACTAAATCACAAAACCACTCTTACTCTCCGCTTTTAAATCCCTCATTATTATTCTCTATCAATTCATCCCATTTCCTTCCATTTCTCAATTCCACAATTGTGAAATTGAGAAATGGAATACTACAGATTATTATTGACATTAGGTTTGAGTTTATTATAGGGAATGATGCCTGCTTTATCACCCCACCTTAATCCTGGGGCAAAACTTCCATCAAAGGGAGAGAAAGTGAGGGGACTCAGCGTAAAAATATGTTGACATTGTCTGATTTTTTTTGTATAATTGACTGGAGAAAGAGATGCCGGTATTTATGATTTTATTTTTATTTTTTAATTATATTTACGAGGATGCGGATAGTTTGCTGGTAATAAATGATAGTCTGGTCATTTGCGGCTATCATCAGTATAATTTGAAAGTTCACATTGCCAATAATGCCAAATTAAAAGTCCGGGAATGGAATGGTATTGATTCCACGGGCAGGATAATTCTACAGGCGCCATTTATTTATCTCCATGGATCAATGATTGATGGTTCAGGTAAGGGATATTCAGGGGGAACGAATACTCATCCGAATGGTTATGGTCCTGGATGCGGCACCGCGGGTGTGGGGGGTGGTGGAGGTGGTGGCGGCTATGGAGGAATGGGAGGAGACGGCGGCGATCTCGATCCTGGAGCAGGTGGAATTAGTTACGGTAATGCATATGATACAATAATCAGTATGGGTTCGGGCGGTGGAGCGGGCAGGCTCAGCCAGGTGGATGGTTTTGGGGGTAATGGTGGTGCCTTGATATATCTTAAAGGAGAGAAGATTTTAATCGACACCGCACAAATTCTATCCGAGGGGATGAGAGGGTATGACGGTGGCTATGAGGCAGGCGGTGGAGGTGCGGGTGGTGGTATTAAAATTCAGGGTGATACATTGAGAATTAGATACACCGCAATACGGGCGAGAGGAGGAGATGGAGGTAGTGCAGCAGGTGGGGGCGGCGGAGGCGGTGGTGGAGGTAGGATTAAGATTTTTTTTGCAGTTCTTGATACAAGTCAGATTAATCTTGCTGTAGATGGTGGGTTAGGGGGGTATGGTGGCTATGGCTTTGGAGAAGATGGCTTTCCAGGAACAATCCATTTTGGACCCATCGTCATGGTTAAAGAGAAGGTTTGCAGTGATTTACCAACAAAAAGACACTATTTGATTGCAAACGGCAGGTTGACCTTTTTTGCCATGAATAAGCCCGATCGGATAATGGTCTATAATGCGATGGGGAAATTAGTTAAATACCAAAAAGTAATTGAAGATGAATTTGATATGACCGATTTTGCCCAAGGCATTTATTTTCTTAAATTTGCGGATGAATGTGGTTTAATAAAATTAGTGCTGATAAAATAAGAATTAGGGAAGATCGCTCATTATGATGATTTGTTTTTTGCTGTTGATTGATTTTACACCTTACTATTTTATCCACTATTCTGACCCGCAGATTGGCAGAAATGCTTATACTGTCCCGCATTGTTCAATTGCGGTTAGTCAAATTATGGCGATGACGCCAGTGCCTTCTTTTATCATTATTACGGGCGATATGGGTGAAGACCCGACCAATCAGAATGTTATCTTAAACCAGTGGCGGATATGCGATAGCCTTTTTGACCTTTTAGCGGTACCAAAGTATTTTACACCGGGCAACCACGATATTGGATATGCCAATGATAATTATTGGACACCAGCAATGCTTGCTTTTTATCGTAATTTTTGGGGTATGGATTACTATGCTACGATTTATGATTCATCCCTCTTTGTCTCCTTGAATTCAACCCTTCTTGATACCTATTCAGGCCATTCCTGTTATCCTTATTCACTTGAACAGGATAGTTTTCTGAGAACGATACTTGAAGGGGCGAGCAATACTTATAAACACATTTTCTTGTTTTTTCATTTTCCACTTTATATATCTTCACCGACTGAGGCAAACAGCCAAAACAATGTTGATAGACCAAGGCGCGATACTTTGCTGAAATATCTGAGAGATTATAATATAACTGCAGTCTTCACGGGCCATTTGCATTATGACCTGCTGAATTTTTATGGACCATCTTTGCTTATGACGGCACTTCCAACCTGTGAGACGAATATAAATTCTTGTGGCTATCGGGTTGTGAAGGTTTATGAAAATGGAATTGAGACCTTTGTTGTCTATCTCAATTCACCAATTAGTACCGTTTCAATGAACAAAATTGTCCAGGCAGAGGTCCAGTCTGATACACTTTACGTAAACATACCTTTTCCATTCAGTTGTTTTGTGGACACGATGAACTATCCCCAGTGGCAGGGTGCAATAAAGCGTTGGATTTTCCGCACCGGCGATACTTTATATTTACCTTCAGGAAGTTATACATTTTCGGATACGGGTCATTACCAGATCCTATGTCAGGTTTATAAATCACCCCATTATGCTGCGATATATCGGTTCAGGGTTTATGTAAGAAGTTCGGTTGGTTGCGGAGAAATTACGCCTCGAGGAGAAGTATCGGCGGTTGAGTTTTGTAATACGATGGGAACAAAAATTGTAATTTTTAATAAAGGCTCCACCCAGAACTTCCGGATATCGGTTTATTCGGTTGCGGGTCAGAGATTTGTTATTTATAATGGTAGGCTCGGCAGGGGCAAGAATCAGTTAGAGTTTCCAGCTTTCCTAAGTCCAGGGGTTTATTTTATTCGCATTCAAACCCGCGATGGAGATAAGTTTTATAAGTTTATTTATCCCGGCGAAGAATGTAGGGCAGGGTTTTAGAGGCGGTGTCATAATCCGGAAAATGGTAGGCGCAGGCTATAGACTGCGGATAAATGTTTTTAAATTCCAGGGTATTTCGCACCCTGAAGGGTGCGGCTACCTCTAATAATTTAGCGCATATAAATGATTTGACAGAAAGTGGAAAGGACCCA
This genomic stretch from candidate division WOR-3 bacterium harbors:
- a CDS encoding T9SS type A sorting domain-containing protein produces the protein MPVFMILFLFFNYIYEDADSLLVINDSLVICGYHQYNLKVHIANNAKLKVREWNGIDSTGRIILQAPFIYLHGSMIDGSGKGYSGGTNTHPNGYGPGCGTAGVGGGGGGGGYGGMGGDGGDLDPGAGGISYGNAYDTIISMGSGGGAGRLSQVDGFGGNGGALIYLKGEKILIDTAQILSEGMRGYDGGYEAGGGGAGGGIKIQGDTLRIRYTAIRARGGDGGSAAGGGGGGGGGGRIKIFFAVLDTSQINLAVDGGLGGYGGYGFGEDGFPGTIHFGPIVMVKEKVCSDLPTKRHYLIANGRLTFFAMNKPDRIMVYNAMGKLVKYQKVIEDEFDMTDFAQGIYFLKFADECGLIKLVLIK
- a CDS encoding WecB/TagA/CpsF family glycosyltransferase, yielding MGTLDTIAGTVKRAPYFFRKTGTEWIYRLIKQPRRIKRHIAIWIFIFRVIKIWVKKKFKF
- a CDS encoding metallophosphoesterase, with protein sequence MICFLLLIDFTPYYFIHYSDPQIGRNAYTVPHCSIAVSQIMAMTPVPSFIIITGDMGEDPTNQNVILNQWRICDSLFDLLAVPKYFTPGNHDIGYANDNYWTPAMLAFYRNFWGMDYYATIYDSSLFVSLNSTLLDTYSGHSCYPYSLEQDSFLRTILEGASNTYKHIFLFFHFPLYISSPTEANSQNNVDRPRRDTLLKYLRDYNITAVFTGHLHYDLLNFYGPSLLMTALPTCETNINSCGYRVVKVYENGIETFVVYLNSPISTVSMNKIVQAEVQSDTLYVNIPFPFSCFVDTMNYPQWQGAIKRWIFRTGDTLYLPSGSYTFSDTGHYQILCQVYKSPHYAAIYRFRVYVRSSVGCGEITPRGEVSAVEFCNTMGTKIVIFNKGSTQNFRISVYSVAGQRFVIYNGRLGRGKNQLEFPAFLSPGVYFIRIQTRDGDKFYKFIYPGEECRAGF
- a CDS encoding winged helix-turn-helix domain-containing protein, yielding MSDKIAIFTKVLKAVANEKRLRILKIMLDGKAREIGEISELVNLPYKTTARNLKILERAHFLKSTFNHGNSYYSLKTDRNLKYNTAILKLIAE